The DNA region GCCATTGCGGCGCCGGTTGCTTGCCGGCGACGATGACGTTGATGTAATCGCAACTGCCCAGGCAGTGGCTGGCTACCGACAGCAGCGTGTTCGCGTCCGGCGGCAGGTAGACGCGGATGATGCTCGCCTTCTTGTTGGCGACGTGGTCAAGGAAGCCGGGGTCCTGGTGGCTGAAGCCGTTGTGGTCCTGGCGCCACACGTGCGACGTGAGCAGGTAGTTCAACGACGCGATCGGCCGCCGCCACGGGATCTCGTGTGTGACCTTGAGCCACTTCGCGTGCTGGTTGAACATCGAATCCACGATGTGGATGAACGCCTCGTAGCACGAGAACAGCCCGTGCCGGCCCGTGAGCAGGTAGCCTTCCAGAAAACCCTGGCACTGGTGCTCGCTGAGCACCTCGACCACGCGGCCGTCGGGCGAGAGCCCGTCGTCGCCGTCGAGCGTCTCGGCGACCCACGTGCGGCCCGTCTCCTCGAAGACGGCGTTCAGGCGGTTCGACGCGGTCTCGTCGGGACCGAAGAGGCGGAAGTTGCGCGTGCCGCGGTTGAGCTTGAAGATGTCGCGCAGCAACCCGCCCAGGACGCGCGTCGCCTCGGCCTGCGCGCCGCCCGGCGCGGGCACCGCGACGGCGTAGTCGCGGAAGTCGGGCATCTTGAGCGCGCGCATGAGGAGGCCGCCGTTCGCGTGCGGGTTGGCGCCCATGCGGCGGTCGCCCTGGGGGGCCAACTCGGCCAGCTCGGGCGCGAGCCGGCCGGATTCGTCGAACAGCTCCTCGGGCTTGTAGCTCTTCATCCATTTTTCGAGCAGCGTGACGTGCCCGGGCTTCTTGGCCATGTTCGACAGCGGCACCTGGTGCGCGCGGTGCGTGCCCTCGACCTGCACGCCGTCCACCACGTCGGGACCCGTCCAGCCTTTCGGCGTCTTGAGGATGAGCATCGGCCAGCGTGGACGCTTGGCGACGCCCGTGCTCCGCGCCTCGGTCTGGATCCGCTCGATGTCGGCGAGCATCGCGTCGAACGCGGCCGCCATGAGCTGATGCACGGTGGCGGGATCGTCGCCTTCCACAAAGTACGGCTCGTAGCCGTAGCCGCGGAAGAGCTGCTCGAGCTCCTCTCTTGGAATGCGCGCGAGCACGGTCGGGTTGGCGATCTTGTAGCCGTTCAGGTGCAGGATGGGCAGCACGGCGCCGTCCGTGATCGGGTTGAGGAACTTGTTCGAGTGCCAGCCGGTCGCCGCGGGGCCCGTCTCCGCCTCGCCGTCGCCGACGACGCAGCAGACGATCAGGTCGGGGTTATCGAACGCCGCGCCGAACGCGTGCGAGAGCGAGTAGCCCAGCTCGCCACCCTCGTGGATGGAGCCCGGCGTCTCGGGCGCCACGTGGCTCGGGATGCCGCCCGGATACGAGAACTGCGTGAACAGCCGCTTCAGGCCCGCCTCGTCTTGCGACACGCTCGGGTACACCTCGCTGTACGTGCCCTCGAGGTAGACGTTCGCCACCAGCGCCGGCCCGCCGTGGCCGGGCCCGGCGATGTAGATCACGCTCAGATCGTCGCGCTTGATCACGCGGTTCAGGTGCGCGTAGATCAGATTCAGGCCCGGCGTCGTCCCCCAGTGCCCCAACAAGCGCGGCTTGATGTGCCTTAGCTCGAGCGGCTCCTTGAGCAGCGCATTGTCCCGCAGATAGATCTGCCCCACCGCCAGATAATTCGCCGCCCGCCAATACGCATCGATCTTGCGAAGCTCGGGCGCCGACAACGGCCCCTTCGCGGACGGCAGCCCCTTGGCTGCCGCCTTCCCGACAGACACTGTCTTAGCCATGACCCACACTCCTTCGTGATTTGCATCGACCCGCGGCCGATTGGAGGACTCCAGAGACAGCCAACACTATGCAGGGCGGAAGTGTGCCAAGAACAGCACGAGAGCGGGGGGCGGGTCAAGGGGCGTTTCGAAGCGGGTCGGGTTGTGCTACACTAGCCACGTTGTTGGGATGCTTTCGGAGGGGCCACGCCATGGAGTTCTTCGACCAGTTCAACCTCGCGCAGAAGATTGTCCTGCTTGTGATGGCGCTTGTGTTGATGGTCTTCCTGTTCGCGCAACCAGGGGCGTACGTGAGATGCAGCAGCCAGACCGATGTGTACCACACTCGGTGGGCCGAGTTCCTTGGCGACGCCCTGGGCATCGTGCTTGCCGGGATCATCGTGACGGCCGGCATCGGCCTCGTACGCAGCGAGCTGGCGAAACGGAAGCGCGCGCCCGGGGACGCGGAAGCGGAGTAGGCGCACGCGCTGTCCAGTTGCCGGCGTGCGAAGTCCCCGCAGGGGACGGGATCCTGTAGCCACGCTCGTGAGAGCGTGGAACGCGAGAGAGCGGGAAGCCAAGCCCCCGCAGGGGGCGACATCCGGGTCTTGGCATGGTGCCCGATTCCACATGTCGCCCCCTGCGGGGGCTTCTGCATTCTCGGCATTCTTCTCTCCACGGGCTGACGCCCGAGGCTACAAGATGTCGCCCGCTGCGCGGGCTTGGCCTGGGAAACTAGGTGAGGAGAAGGCTCTGGGCGGCACTGGACTCGAACCAGTGACTTCGTGCGTGCAGGGTGAGGGCTCTGGCCGAGTGAGCTAACCGCGCGCGCCGGGGAGAGCGGCACGGCAGGTGGTTCGGCGCGAAGCGGGGAGTGGGCGAGTGGCGTTCGGGTGTAGGGCTGGCGTCCCGCCGGCTGCATCGGGGACGCCCCGCCCGCGGCGTGGCAGCGGATCGAGGCCCGAAGCGCCGTAGCTTAGCGAGCTACTTCGGCGGTCGTCGGCTACTCTGGCTTGGGCCAAGGCCACGTATCGGCCTTGACGGCGCGGTAGTTCTTGTCGAGTTCGGGCTGGAGGAGGATGAGCGCCGCGATCCGGCGCACCATCTCGGTGACGTACTCGACTTCCTCGATCTTCAAGCCGCGCCCCAACATCGTCCGTTCGCGGTAACTGAGCCACTTCTTGATGACCTGGTAGCCGCCGATATGGAAGTCCCACACCGCGCGCGGGATGTTGGTCCAGTAGGCGTCGTTGTTGAGGTACACGTCGAGCGTCGCCTGGCCGAAAGCCTTCTTCTGTGCCGTGTCCGTCGTGTCGCGCTCCTCGATCCTGCCCTTGCCCGGCATGCAGACGCCCCCTTTGCCCGCGTGCCCCCAGCCGGCCGTCACGTCGAGATGGCCCTTGTGAGGGTCGAGCGATCCGCCGCCCACGCGCGTCGGAACGCCGATCGTTCGCAGCACGGGCGCGATCTTGCC from Verrucomicrobiota bacterium includes:
- a CDS encoding phosphoketolase family protein, with protein sequence MAKTVSVGKAAAKGLPSAKGPLSAPELRKIDAYWRAANYLAVGQIYLRDNALLKEPLELRHIKPRLLGHWGTTPGLNLIYAHLNRVIKRDDLSVIYIAGPGHGGPALVANVYLEGTYSEVYPSVSQDEAGLKRLFTQFSYPGGIPSHVAPETPGSIHEGGELGYSLSHAFGAAFDNPDLIVCCVVGDGEAETGPAATGWHSNKFLNPITDGAVLPILHLNGYKIANPTVLARIPREELEQLFRGYGYEPYFVEGDDPATVHQLMAAAFDAMLADIERIQTEARSTGVAKRPRWPMLILKTPKGWTGPDVVDGVQVEGTHRAHQVPLSNMAKKPGHVTLLEKWMKSYKPEELFDESGRLAPELAELAPQGDRRMGANPHANGGLLMRALKMPDFRDYAVAVPAPGGAQAEATRVLGGLLRDIFKLNRGTRNFRLFGPDETASNRLNAVFEETGRTWVAETLDGDDGLSPDGRVVEVLSEHQCQGFLEGYLLTGRHGLFSCYEAFIHIVDSMFNQHAKWLKVTHEIPWRRPIASLNYLLTSHVWRQDHNGFSHQDPGFLDHVANKKASIIRVYLPPDANTLLSVASHCLGSCDYINVIVAGKQPAPQWLDMDAAVKHCTAGIGIWTWASNDEGREPDVVLGCAGDVPTLETLAAVSILRGFFPELAVRVINVVDLMKLQDEHEHPHGLSHRDFDALFTKDKPIVFAYHGYPSLIHQLTYRRTNHKNLHVRGYKEEGTTTTPFDMVVMNDLDRFHLAMDVIDRVPALGARVAYAKQALRDKLIEHKQYIAEHGEDMPEVRDWQWPAK